A part of Drosophila ananassae strain 14024-0371.13 chromosome 2R, ASM1763931v2, whole genome shotgun sequence genomic DNA contains:
- the LOC6506746 gene encoding trafficking protein particle complex subunit 12: MSNKNKSNLSEYFANDPPSFFDELTNKQKPKEIPADSSSPGSSASASASSNMMSTTFSGFFQPPEYVETPEVEAADFIKVSDDVRNLWELPPENETGKLIMPGIHLQNDLPDPIVVAVTQHLGESELAYRKILLVDDVTQDERGLRTLIQAGCYRTAVNLTGRLLTIYGQGYGRSGQPAKHSPHSLQLWFTRLALLAKLGEFELLNTEAEPFGQLSSPDVFYDFYPEMYNGKSGSIACFSFRLLLAELPIYMGKPHIALDRLSELHVTSREIKEHYIQQRNKTAEEFWQRRCERVLHSIINCGLMMKKFSMIDDIMEGTLLKRSNLSKENQRALYSAWGRIYLQIGDIFGAEQKFAVSRRLREINTTPDLRDLVDKGLIAVAKNDFPEAYVIFQKALHLDSGNTMILNNMGVCLLYAGKLKDAINLYERAINLNPQKSLNESLLVNLSTLYELESNNSKAKKFNLLRLINRFKPDLNISIEICLKLQAMS; the protein is encoded by the exons atgtcaaataaaaataaatctaatcTCAGCGAGTATTTTGCTAACGATCCGCCTAGTTTTTTTGATGAGCTGACTAACAAACAAAAGCCGAAGGAGATACCGGCAGACAGCAGTTCGCCGGGCAGTTCCGCCAGCGCCAGCGCCAGTAGCAACATGATGTCCACTACGTTCTCCGGATTTTTCCAGCCACCCGAATATGTGGAGACTCCTGAGGTGGAGGCAGCGGATTTCATAAAAGTCAGCGACGATGTGCGAAACTTGTGGGAGCTGCCCCCCGAAAATGAGACGGGAAAACTTATAATGCCGGGTATCCACCTGCAAAACGATTTG cctgatcccattgttgttGCGGTTACACAGCACCTGGGAGAATCTGAGTTGGCCTACCGCAAGATACTTCTAGTGGATGACGTTACCCAGGATGAACGCGGCTTAAGAACCTTGATCCAGGCGGGTTGCTATCGAACGGCTGTTAATTTGACCGGTCGCCTGCTGACCATTTATGGCCAAGGATACGGAAGATCTGGTCAGCCGGCCAAGCACTCTCCTCACTCACTGCAACTGTGGTTCACCCGCTTGGCGCTCTTGGCCAAATTGGGAGAATTTGAACTGCTTAACACGGAGGCCGAACCCTTCGGGCAGCTCAGCAGTCCCGACGTGTTCTATGATTTCTATCCGGAAATGTATAACGGCAAGAGCGGGTCTATTGCCTGCTTTTCGTTCCGACTTTTGCTTGCAGAGCTGCCCATTTACATGGGGAAACCCCACATAGCGTTGGACAGGCTTTCAGAGCTGCACGTGACCAGCAGGGAGATCAAGGAGCACTACATTCAGCAGAGAAATAAGACGGCGGAGGAGTTTTGGCAAAGACGATGCGAAAGAGTGTTGCATTCAATCATTAATTGCGGATTAATG ATGAAAAAATTCAGTATGATTGACGACATAATGGAGGGCACTCTCCTAAAGCGTTCCAATCTGAGCAAGGAGAATCAGCGGGCATTGTACTCCGCCTGGGGGCGAATTTATCTTCAGATTGGTGATATTTTCGGAGCCGAGCAGAAGTTTGCCGTCTCGAGAAGGCTGCGGGAAAT AAACACCACACCCGACCTTCGAGACCTGGTAGACAAAGGTCTGATAGCAGTGGCCAAAAACGATTTTCCAGAGGCGTATGTGATATTCCAAAAAGCGCTTCACCTGGACTCCGGCAACACAATGATTTTGAACAACATGGGAGTCTGTCTGTTGTACGCCGGAAAGCTGAAGGACGCAATAAATCTTTACGAGCGCGCCATCAACCTGAACCCACAAAAATCCCTGAACGAAAGCTTGCTGGTCAACCTTTCCACCCTCTACGAACTGGAATCGAACAATTCAAAAGCGAAAAAATTCAACTTGTTGCGCCTTATCAATAGATTCAAGCCAGATCTCAATATTAGCATAGAAATTTGCCTTAAGCTGCAAGCTAtgagttaa
- the LOC6506747 gene encoding mRNA (2'-O-methyladenosine-N(6)-)-methyltransferase isoform X2, which produces MRKVPSLLNRLCFVSIFAPPSLFLSLCPTYSLTFVNICYCLPLSGRLAHRMAANNNSNLHNLSGAGGLASSVIASTGTPGMGSSPAVASTSAASQSAWDQLTASSSNNIAPSPTAGAPTVTGPIMSDAPGTGAGSSPVASCSSPSTPTKTHAPSPLETMAHTPQGPPTLGPGGYGEELTAELVNQGWRKFWSKRENRPYYWNKVTGESLWEMPGTRPFDPLTDPLGICHAGGSTPTTPNMHQQQQQHHHLKRRPSDDMHIHSNHQHHVGGGPPMKKFVLAGPWDLEVCTNAVIVERPPTLLPQPHPEIEALRAAFSMKLLKTYEDLCMRRENIKAPRDSFNRWLMERKVIDTGCDPLLPSSCLPEISSSMYREIMSDIPIKIVKPKFTGDARKQLSRYAEAAKQIIESRSAPAESKKVVKWNVEDTFQWLRRTVGASYEDFQDRLAHLKRQCEPHLVETVKSSVETLCVKIYHHSADHARKIRERHLQLLKEHGIPEPTPPPPPPHLKKVWCYPIQFAVPSPRMPAIEYLQDRDHMIIKYTPATINQPDAQYINLTYLQKLEQLYRHNCFDDKKFDLFIGRVWCLLKRYQTFLGNALNSSQEAELTQAALPVPVFECLHRHFGVSFECFASPFNSYFRQYCSAFADTDAYFGSRGPFLDFKPVSGSFQVNPPHCEELIEASLMHIDKLLTDTMEPLSFIVFLPEWKSISKLDDSMYKRRSMVVLGMAHEYRHGYQHMMQKSDVLVKCMQGTQVVWLQNSAGYARWGPNENRVEALREAFRPQRDRERERAAAVAAPSGVIPSQQSPLTATPPSTSVNSILGTPTTSSGISSNSSSAAITTSTSSSPSPSTTSPLSPHTPTGNPPPQFPPTISNTSSSSNLVAASPTMSVQSDCSSPSSSTMSLSPAPASGGYPDGGSSATSAAVSITATASTSAASGAGSAFGQATSISSTASSQAQVINSAV; this is translated from the exons atgagaAAAGTGCCATCTCTGTTAAACAGACTCTGTTTTGTGAGTATCTTCGCTCCGCcttctctctttctctctctctgccCGACTTACTCTCTCACTTTTGTAaacatttgttattgtttACCTCTTTCTGGCAGATTAGCGCACAGAATGGCGGccaacaacaatagcaaccTGCACAACCTGTCGGGAGCAGGGGGCCTGGCCAGTTCTGTGATTGCGTCGACGGGTACCCCAGGAATGGGATCCTCGCCAGCTGTGGCCAGCACCTCCGCGGCGTCGCAGAGTGCCTGGGATCAGTTGACGGCCAGTAGCTCCAATAACATTGCGCCCTCGCCGACGGCAGGAGCTCCCACGGTCACCGGACCCATAATGTCGGACGCTCCAGGAACTGGGGCGGGCAGTTCACCGGTCGCCAGCTGCTCCTCTCCATCGACACCAACAAAAACCCATGCTCCCTCTCCGCTGGAGACGATGGCACACACGCCCCAAGGACCACCTACCCTGGGGCCTGGAGGATATGGCGAGGAACTCACTGCGGAGTTGGTGAATCAGGGCTGGCGCAAGTTCTGGTCCAAGCGAGAGAATCGTCCATACTACTGGAATAAAGTTACCGGAGAATCCCTATGGGAGATGCCCGGAACTAGGCCTTTTGATCCGCTCACCGATCCGTTGGGCATTTGTCATGCTGGTGGTTCCACACCCACGACCCCGAATATgcatcaacagcagcagcaacaccatcaTCTGAAGCGGAGGCCCTCGGACGACATGCACATCCATTCGAATCACCAGCATCACGTGGGCGGTGGGCCGCCAATGAAGAAGTTTGTGTTGGCTGGACCCTGGGACCTGGAGGTGTGCACCAATGCGGTAATTGTGGAGCGCCCTCCAACCCTGCTACCGCAACCGCATCCGGAGATTGAGGCACTGCGGGCGGCGTTCAGCATGAAGCTTCTAAAAACCTACGAGGACCTTTGCATGCGAAGGGAGAACATCAAAGCGCCGAGGGATTCCTTCAATCGTTGGTTGATGGAGCGCAAGGTCATCGATACCGGGTGCGATCCGCTGTTGCCAAGCAGTTGCCTTCCCGAGATATCCAGCTCCATGTACCGGGAGATCATGTCGGATATACCGATTAAAATTGTCAAGCCGAAGTTCACAGGGGATGCCCGGAAGCAGCTATCCCGCTACGCAGAGGCAGCTAAGCAGATCATCGAATCCCGATCGGCGCCGGCCGAGTCCAAAAAGGTGGTCAAGTGGAATGTGGAGGACACCTTCCAGTGGCTGAGACGCACCGTGGGGGCCAGCTACGAGGATTTCCAGGATCGTCTGGCCCACTTGAAGCGCCAATGTGAGCCGCATCTGGTGGAGACGGTCAAGAGCTCGGTGGAGACGCTCTGCGTCAAGATCTACCATCACTCGGCGGACCATGCCCGGAAGATTCGCGAACGTCATCTACAGCTGTTGAAGGAGCATGGAATACCGGAACCGAcacctccgccgccgccgccccaCTTGAAGAAGGTGTGGTGCTACCCCATCCAGTTTGCCGTTCCATCGCCGCGAATGCCAGCGATCGAGTATCTGCAGGATCGCGACCACATGATCATTAAATATACTCCCGCCACCATAAACCAGCCGGATGCCCAGTACATCAACCTCACCTATCTGCAAAAGCTGGAGCAGCTGTATCGACACAACTGCTTCGACGATAAAAAGTTCGATCTGTTCATCGGACGGGTGTGGTGTCTTCTTAAAAGGTATCAGACCTTCTTGGGCAATGCCCTTAACTCGTCCCAGGAGGCGGAGCTAACCCAGGCCGCATTGCCGGTTCCAGTTTTTGAGTGCCTGCACCGCCACTTCGGAGTGAGCTTCGAGTGCTTTGCCTCGCCGTTCAACTCCTACTTCCGGCAGTACTGCTCAGCCTTTGCCGATACGGATGCCTACTTCGGATCCCGAGG ACCCTTCTTGGATTTCAAGCCCGTTTCGGGGTCGTTCCAAGTGAATCCTCCGCACTGTGAGGAGCTAATAGAGGCCTCCTTGATGCACATCGACAAACTGCTTACCGACACAATGGAGCCTTTAAG CTTCATTGTCTTTTTACCGGAGTGGAAGAGTATATCGAAGCTGGATGATAGCATGTACAAGCGACGGTCCATGGTGGTACTGGGAATGGCGCACGAATACAGGCACGGCTACCAGCACATGATGCAAAA GTCCGACGTGCTGGTGAAGTGCATGCAGGGCACCCAAGTGGTGTGGCTGCAGAACAGCGCTGGCTACGCCCGCTGGGGACCCAACGAGAATCGAGTGGAAGCGCTGCGCGAAGCATTTCGTCCCCAGCGGGACAGGGAGCGTGAACGTGCCGCAGCCGTTGCAGCCCCATCTGGAGTGATTCCCAGCCAGCAGTCACCGTTAACAGCCACACCACCTTCCACATCGGTGAATTCTATACTGGGAACACCGACGACCAGCAGTGGCATCAGTAGCAATAGCTCCTCGGCAGCTATTACAACAAGCACGAGCAGTAGTCCGTCGCCGTCGACCACATCGCCGCTGTCACCCCACACGCCCACCGGCAATCCGCCACCACAGTTCCCGCCTACCATCAGCAACACTTCAAGTAGCAGCAATCTGGTAGCCGCCTCTCCCACAATGAGTGTTCAGAGCGATTGCTCCTCGCCGTCGTCCTCGACCATGTCACTGTCACCGGCGCCGGCCTCTGGTGGTTATCCGGATGGTGGGTCATCGGCTACGTCGGCGGCGGTCAGTATAACGGCCACGGCGAGCACATCCGCAGCGTCTGGAGCTGGGTCAGCGTTCGGCCAAGCGACTAGCATTAGCAGCACAGCCTCTTCGCAGGCACAGGTCATTAATTCAGCCGTCTAA
- the LOC6506747 gene encoding mRNA (2'-O-methyladenosine-N(6)-)-methyltransferase isoform X1, with protein sequence MRKVPSLLNRLCFVSIFAPPSLFLSLCPTYSLTFVNICYCLPLSGRLAHRMAANNNSNLHNLSGAGGLASSVIASTGTPGMGSSPAVASTSAASQSAWDQLTASSSNNIAPSPTAGAPTVTGPIMSDAPGTGAGSSPVASCSSPSTPTKTHAPSPLETMAHTPQGPPTLGPGGYGEELTAELVNQGWRKFWSKRENRPYYWNKVTGESLWEMPGTRPFDPLTDPLGICHAGGSTPTTPNMHQQQQQHHHLKRRPSDDMHIHSNHQHHVGGGPPMKKFVLAGPWDLEVCTNAVIVERPPTLLPQPHPEIEALRAAFSMKLLKTYEDLCMRRENIKAPRDSFNRWLMERKVIDTGCDPLLPSSCLPEISSSMYREIMSDIPIKIVKPKFTGDARKQLSRYAEAAKQIIESRSAPAESKKVVKWNVEDTFQWLRRTVGASYEDFQDRLAHLKRQCEPHLVETVKSSVETLCVKIYHHSADHARKIRERHLQLLKEHGIPEPTPPPPPPHLKKVWCYPIQFAVPSPRMPAIEYLQDRDHMIIKYTPATINQPDAQYINLTYLQKLEQLYRHNCFDDKKFDLFIGRVWCLLKRYQTFLGNALNSSQEAELTQAALPVPVFECLHRHFGVSFECFASPFNSYFRQYCSAFADTDAYFGSRGPFLDFKPVSGSFQVNPPHCEELIEASLMHIDKLLTDTMEPLSFIVFLPEWKSISKLDDSMYKRRSMVVLGMAHEYRHGYQHMMQKYMSDVLVKCMQGTQVVWLQNSAGYARWGPNENRVEALREAFRPQRDRERERAAAVAAPSGVIPSQQSPLTATPPSTSVNSILGTPTTSSGISSNSSSAAITTSTSSSPSPSTTSPLSPHTPTGNPPPQFPPTISNTSSSSNLVAASPTMSVQSDCSSPSSSTMSLSPAPASGGYPDGGSSATSAAVSITATASTSAASGAGSAFGQATSISSTASSQAQVINSAV encoded by the exons atgagaAAAGTGCCATCTCTGTTAAACAGACTCTGTTTTGTGAGTATCTTCGCTCCGCcttctctctttctctctctctgccCGACTTACTCTCTCACTTTTGTAaacatttgttattgtttACCTCTTTCTGGCAGATTAGCGCACAGAATGGCGGccaacaacaatagcaaccTGCACAACCTGTCGGGAGCAGGGGGCCTGGCCAGTTCTGTGATTGCGTCGACGGGTACCCCAGGAATGGGATCCTCGCCAGCTGTGGCCAGCACCTCCGCGGCGTCGCAGAGTGCCTGGGATCAGTTGACGGCCAGTAGCTCCAATAACATTGCGCCCTCGCCGACGGCAGGAGCTCCCACGGTCACCGGACCCATAATGTCGGACGCTCCAGGAACTGGGGCGGGCAGTTCACCGGTCGCCAGCTGCTCCTCTCCATCGACACCAACAAAAACCCATGCTCCCTCTCCGCTGGAGACGATGGCACACACGCCCCAAGGACCACCTACCCTGGGGCCTGGAGGATATGGCGAGGAACTCACTGCGGAGTTGGTGAATCAGGGCTGGCGCAAGTTCTGGTCCAAGCGAGAGAATCGTCCATACTACTGGAATAAAGTTACCGGAGAATCCCTATGGGAGATGCCCGGAACTAGGCCTTTTGATCCGCTCACCGATCCGTTGGGCATTTGTCATGCTGGTGGTTCCACACCCACGACCCCGAATATgcatcaacagcagcagcaacaccatcaTCTGAAGCGGAGGCCCTCGGACGACATGCACATCCATTCGAATCACCAGCATCACGTGGGCGGTGGGCCGCCAATGAAGAAGTTTGTGTTGGCTGGACCCTGGGACCTGGAGGTGTGCACCAATGCGGTAATTGTGGAGCGCCCTCCAACCCTGCTACCGCAACCGCATCCGGAGATTGAGGCACTGCGGGCGGCGTTCAGCATGAAGCTTCTAAAAACCTACGAGGACCTTTGCATGCGAAGGGAGAACATCAAAGCGCCGAGGGATTCCTTCAATCGTTGGTTGATGGAGCGCAAGGTCATCGATACCGGGTGCGATCCGCTGTTGCCAAGCAGTTGCCTTCCCGAGATATCCAGCTCCATGTACCGGGAGATCATGTCGGATATACCGATTAAAATTGTCAAGCCGAAGTTCACAGGGGATGCCCGGAAGCAGCTATCCCGCTACGCAGAGGCAGCTAAGCAGATCATCGAATCCCGATCGGCGCCGGCCGAGTCCAAAAAGGTGGTCAAGTGGAATGTGGAGGACACCTTCCAGTGGCTGAGACGCACCGTGGGGGCCAGCTACGAGGATTTCCAGGATCGTCTGGCCCACTTGAAGCGCCAATGTGAGCCGCATCTGGTGGAGACGGTCAAGAGCTCGGTGGAGACGCTCTGCGTCAAGATCTACCATCACTCGGCGGACCATGCCCGGAAGATTCGCGAACGTCATCTACAGCTGTTGAAGGAGCATGGAATACCGGAACCGAcacctccgccgccgccgccccaCTTGAAGAAGGTGTGGTGCTACCCCATCCAGTTTGCCGTTCCATCGCCGCGAATGCCAGCGATCGAGTATCTGCAGGATCGCGACCACATGATCATTAAATATACTCCCGCCACCATAAACCAGCCGGATGCCCAGTACATCAACCTCACCTATCTGCAAAAGCTGGAGCAGCTGTATCGACACAACTGCTTCGACGATAAAAAGTTCGATCTGTTCATCGGACGGGTGTGGTGTCTTCTTAAAAGGTATCAGACCTTCTTGGGCAATGCCCTTAACTCGTCCCAGGAGGCGGAGCTAACCCAGGCCGCATTGCCGGTTCCAGTTTTTGAGTGCCTGCACCGCCACTTCGGAGTGAGCTTCGAGTGCTTTGCCTCGCCGTTCAACTCCTACTTCCGGCAGTACTGCTCAGCCTTTGCCGATACGGATGCCTACTTCGGATCCCGAGG ACCCTTCTTGGATTTCAAGCCCGTTTCGGGGTCGTTCCAAGTGAATCCTCCGCACTGTGAGGAGCTAATAGAGGCCTCCTTGATGCACATCGACAAACTGCTTACCGACACAATGGAGCCTTTAAG CTTCATTGTCTTTTTACCGGAGTGGAAGAGTATATCGAAGCTGGATGATAGCATGTACAAGCGACGGTCCATGGTGGTACTGGGAATGGCGCACGAATACAGGCACGGCTACCAGCACATGATGCAAAAGTATAT GTCCGACGTGCTGGTGAAGTGCATGCAGGGCACCCAAGTGGTGTGGCTGCAGAACAGCGCTGGCTACGCCCGCTGGGGACCCAACGAGAATCGAGTGGAAGCGCTGCGCGAAGCATTTCGTCCCCAGCGGGACAGGGAGCGTGAACGTGCCGCAGCCGTTGCAGCCCCATCTGGAGTGATTCCCAGCCAGCAGTCACCGTTAACAGCCACACCACCTTCCACATCGGTGAATTCTATACTGGGAACACCGACGACCAGCAGTGGCATCAGTAGCAATAGCTCCTCGGCAGCTATTACAACAAGCACGAGCAGTAGTCCGTCGCCGTCGACCACATCGCCGCTGTCACCCCACACGCCCACCGGCAATCCGCCACCACAGTTCCCGCCTACCATCAGCAACACTTCAAGTAGCAGCAATCTGGTAGCCGCCTCTCCCACAATGAGTGTTCAGAGCGATTGCTCCTCGCCGTCGTCCTCGACCATGTCACTGTCACCGGCGCCGGCCTCTGGTGGTTATCCGGATGGTGGGTCATCGGCTACGTCGGCGGCGGTCAGTATAACGGCCACGGCGAGCACATCCGCAGCGTCTGGAGCTGGGTCAGCGTTCGGCCAAGCGACTAGCATTAGCAGCACAGCCTCTTCGCAGGCACAGGTCATTAATTCAGCCGTCTAA
- the LOC6506747 gene encoding mRNA (2'-O-methyladenosine-N(6)-)-methyltransferase isoform X3, with product MAANNNSNLHNLSGAGGLASSVIASTGTPGMGSSPAVASTSAASQSAWDQLTASSSNNIAPSPTAGAPTVTGPIMSDAPGTGAGSSPVASCSSPSTPTKTHAPSPLETMAHTPQGPPTLGPGGYGEELTAELVNQGWRKFWSKRENRPYYWNKVTGESLWEMPGTRPFDPLTDPLGICHAGGSTPTTPNMHQQQQQHHHLKRRPSDDMHIHSNHQHHVGGGPPMKKFVLAGPWDLEVCTNAVIVERPPTLLPQPHPEIEALRAAFSMKLLKTYEDLCMRRENIKAPRDSFNRWLMERKVIDTGCDPLLPSSCLPEISSSMYREIMSDIPIKIVKPKFTGDARKQLSRYAEAAKQIIESRSAPAESKKVVKWNVEDTFQWLRRTVGASYEDFQDRLAHLKRQCEPHLVETVKSSVETLCVKIYHHSADHARKIRERHLQLLKEHGIPEPTPPPPPPHLKKVWCYPIQFAVPSPRMPAIEYLQDRDHMIIKYTPATINQPDAQYINLTYLQKLEQLYRHNCFDDKKFDLFIGRVWCLLKRYQTFLGNALNSSQEAELTQAALPVPVFECLHRHFGVSFECFASPFNSYFRQYCSAFADTDAYFGSRGPFLDFKPVSGSFQVNPPHCEELIEASLMHIDKLLTDTMEPLSFIVFLPEWKSISKLDDSMYKRRSMVVLGMAHEYRHGYQHMMQKYMSDVLVKCMQGTQVVWLQNSAGYARWGPNENRVEALREAFRPQRDRERERAAAVAAPSGVIPSQQSPLTATPPSTSVNSILGTPTTSSGISSNSSSAAITTSTSSSPSPSTTSPLSPHTPTGNPPPQFPPTISNTSSSSNLVAASPTMSVQSDCSSPSSSTMSLSPAPASGGYPDGGSSATSAAVSITATASTSAASGAGSAFGQATSISSTASSQAQVINSAV from the exons ATGGCGGccaacaacaatagcaaccTGCACAACCTGTCGGGAGCAGGGGGCCTGGCCAGTTCTGTGATTGCGTCGACGGGTACCCCAGGAATGGGATCCTCGCCAGCTGTGGCCAGCACCTCCGCGGCGTCGCAGAGTGCCTGGGATCAGTTGACGGCCAGTAGCTCCAATAACATTGCGCCCTCGCCGACGGCAGGAGCTCCCACGGTCACCGGACCCATAATGTCGGACGCTCCAGGAACTGGGGCGGGCAGTTCACCGGTCGCCAGCTGCTCCTCTCCATCGACACCAACAAAAACCCATGCTCCCTCTCCGCTGGAGACGATGGCACACACGCCCCAAGGACCACCTACCCTGGGGCCTGGAGGATATGGCGAGGAACTCACTGCGGAGTTGGTGAATCAGGGCTGGCGCAAGTTCTGGTCCAAGCGAGAGAATCGTCCATACTACTGGAATAAAGTTACCGGAGAATCCCTATGGGAGATGCCCGGAACTAGGCCTTTTGATCCGCTCACCGATCCGTTGGGCATTTGTCATGCTGGTGGTTCCACACCCACGACCCCGAATATgcatcaacagcagcagcaacaccatcaTCTGAAGCGGAGGCCCTCGGACGACATGCACATCCATTCGAATCACCAGCATCACGTGGGCGGTGGGCCGCCAATGAAGAAGTTTGTGTTGGCTGGACCCTGGGACCTGGAGGTGTGCACCAATGCGGTAATTGTGGAGCGCCCTCCAACCCTGCTACCGCAACCGCATCCGGAGATTGAGGCACTGCGGGCGGCGTTCAGCATGAAGCTTCTAAAAACCTACGAGGACCTTTGCATGCGAAGGGAGAACATCAAAGCGCCGAGGGATTCCTTCAATCGTTGGTTGATGGAGCGCAAGGTCATCGATACCGGGTGCGATCCGCTGTTGCCAAGCAGTTGCCTTCCCGAGATATCCAGCTCCATGTACCGGGAGATCATGTCGGATATACCGATTAAAATTGTCAAGCCGAAGTTCACAGGGGATGCCCGGAAGCAGCTATCCCGCTACGCAGAGGCAGCTAAGCAGATCATCGAATCCCGATCGGCGCCGGCCGAGTCCAAAAAGGTGGTCAAGTGGAATGTGGAGGACACCTTCCAGTGGCTGAGACGCACCGTGGGGGCCAGCTACGAGGATTTCCAGGATCGTCTGGCCCACTTGAAGCGCCAATGTGAGCCGCATCTGGTGGAGACGGTCAAGAGCTCGGTGGAGACGCTCTGCGTCAAGATCTACCATCACTCGGCGGACCATGCCCGGAAGATTCGCGAACGTCATCTACAGCTGTTGAAGGAGCATGGAATACCGGAACCGAcacctccgccgccgccgccccaCTTGAAGAAGGTGTGGTGCTACCCCATCCAGTTTGCCGTTCCATCGCCGCGAATGCCAGCGATCGAGTATCTGCAGGATCGCGACCACATGATCATTAAATATACTCCCGCCACCATAAACCAGCCGGATGCCCAGTACATCAACCTCACCTATCTGCAAAAGCTGGAGCAGCTGTATCGACACAACTGCTTCGACGATAAAAAGTTCGATCTGTTCATCGGACGGGTGTGGTGTCTTCTTAAAAGGTATCAGACCTTCTTGGGCAATGCCCTTAACTCGTCCCAGGAGGCGGAGCTAACCCAGGCCGCATTGCCGGTTCCAGTTTTTGAGTGCCTGCACCGCCACTTCGGAGTGAGCTTCGAGTGCTTTGCCTCGCCGTTCAACTCCTACTTCCGGCAGTACTGCTCAGCCTTTGCCGATACGGATGCCTACTTCGGATCCCGAGG ACCCTTCTTGGATTTCAAGCCCGTTTCGGGGTCGTTCCAAGTGAATCCTCCGCACTGTGAGGAGCTAATAGAGGCCTCCTTGATGCACATCGACAAACTGCTTACCGACACAATGGAGCCTTTAAG CTTCATTGTCTTTTTACCGGAGTGGAAGAGTATATCGAAGCTGGATGATAGCATGTACAAGCGACGGTCCATGGTGGTACTGGGAATGGCGCACGAATACAGGCACGGCTACCAGCACATGATGCAAAAGTATAT GTCCGACGTGCTGGTGAAGTGCATGCAGGGCACCCAAGTGGTGTGGCTGCAGAACAGCGCTGGCTACGCCCGCTGGGGACCCAACGAGAATCGAGTGGAAGCGCTGCGCGAAGCATTTCGTCCCCAGCGGGACAGGGAGCGTGAACGTGCCGCAGCCGTTGCAGCCCCATCTGGAGTGATTCCCAGCCAGCAGTCACCGTTAACAGCCACACCACCTTCCACATCGGTGAATTCTATACTGGGAACACCGACGACCAGCAGTGGCATCAGTAGCAATAGCTCCTCGGCAGCTATTACAACAAGCACGAGCAGTAGTCCGTCGCCGTCGACCACATCGCCGCTGTCACCCCACACGCCCACCGGCAATCCGCCACCACAGTTCCCGCCTACCATCAGCAACACTTCAAGTAGCAGCAATCTGGTAGCCGCCTCTCCCACAATGAGTGTTCAGAGCGATTGCTCCTCGCCGTCGTCCTCGACCATGTCACTGTCACCGGCGCCGGCCTCTGGTGGTTATCCGGATGGTGGGTCATCGGCTACGTCGGCGGCGGTCAGTATAACGGCCACGGCGAGCACATCCGCAGCGTCTGGAGCTGGGTCAGCGTTCGGCCAAGCGACTAGCATTAGCAGCACAGCCTCTTCGCAGGCACAGGTCATTAATTCAGCCGTCTAA
- the LOC6493230 gene encoding peroxisomal membrane protein PEX14 — MSGNNTDTGDTTAIMSSTSLQKDFEAGEDQLPRESLITTAVSFLQNTKVRHTTLIQKQQFLRSKGLTAHEIQLACERAGVFTQDPNNFNPNSNPNTVISIGSQLQALQPQPSAFNRIRELIHSAALFSGVVYAVYLFWKKYIAPYLFGKPKKKPVDEVLDDIDRKVETRTNELNKEISAVKDLITSQQRDHAQQLNREFSNFRSDLDAIKGLLLNRKQFAGPVAPLSVPSIPAWQLAGSPHHHHRHSQSDDNEKGDDAGSGSGSSETEVVTKNSDSSLEIM; from the exons ATGTCCGGAAACAACACGGACACTGGCGACACCACAGCCATCATGTCAAGCACGTCCTTGCAGAAGGATTTCGAGGCGGGCGAGGACCAGTTGCCCCGCGAGTCTCTG ATAACGACTGCAGTTAGCTTTCTACAGAACACCAAAGTGCGCCACACTACTCTTATCCAGAAGCAGCAGTTCCTGCGGTCCAAAGGTCTGACTGCCCACGAGATCCAGCTGGCCTGCGAGCGGGCCGGCGTCTTCACCCAGGATCCCAATAATTTTAATCCGAATTCCAATCCCAATACGGTCATCAGCATCGGGTCCCAGCTACAGGCCCTGCAACCGCAGCCATCCGCCTTCAACCGGATCCGGGAATTGATCCACTCGGCCGCATTATTCAGTGGAGTGGTGTACGCCGTCTACCTCTTCTGGAAG AAATACATTGCTCCCTACCTGTTTGGCAAGCCGAAGAAGAAGCCCGTGGACGAGGTGCTGGACGACATAGACCGGAAGGTGGAAACACGGACCAACGAGCTCAACAAAGAGATCTCTGCAGTCAAGGATCTGATCACCAGCCAGCAGCGGGATCATGCCCAACAACTGAACCGGGAATTCAGCAACTTCCGCAGCGATCTCGATGCCATCAAAGGACTCCTCCTGAACAGAAAACAGTTCGCAGGGCCGGTGGCCCCTCTGTCAGTGCCATCCATTCCCGCCTGGCAGCTGGCGGGCTCGCCGCATCATCACCATCGCCATAGCCAGTCCGATGACAATGAGAAGGGCGACGATGCTGGCTCGGGATCTGGGTCATCGGAGACGGAGGTGGTGACCAAAAACAGTGACTCCAGCCTGGAGATCATGTAA